AGGCCGATAAGGGAGTATTTGCATTTAAGGGACAAACATTTGATTTTGTATCAGCCTATTATTTTGCCCGTACTATTGATGTTTCTAAAATGAAAGTGGGAGAGAAGTTTGAGCTGCAGTATTTCCTGGAAGATGGTTTTCATACCATGGGCATCACTTATGTAGGTACCGAAGTAGTTAGTTGTTCGATGGGGAAATTCAACTGTCTTAAATTTAATCCAACAATCATTCCTGGTCGTATTTTCAGAAAGGATAGTAAGTTGTACCTTTGGATAACCAATGACGGCAACAGGATACCTGTAAAGGCGCATGTGGAAGTTATACTGGGCAGTGTTACCATGGATTTGCAGGCGGCAAGCGGCTTGAAGTATCCTTTGAACCCTATAAAAAATAATTAAAAGAATATGATTGAGGTTGGTCATGTATTGGTGCATGAGGATGTGGTGAAAGAAAATTTTGTTTGTAACCTTAACAAGTGTAAAGGCGCTTGTTGTTTAGAGGGCGATTCGGGTGCGCCTTTAAATGCCGATGAGCTTGATATTTTAAAGGAAATATATCCTAAAGTAAAACCCTATCTTACCGAAAAAGGAATCAAAACCATTGAAAAGGTAGGCACTTATGTGAAAGATTTTGAAGGTGATTATACCACGCCTTGCGTTGATGTAAATAAAGAATGCGCTTACGTAATATGGGAAAACGGTGTTACTAAATGCGGCATCGAGAAAGCTTATGAGCAGGGCGCTATCAGCTGGAAGAAACCTATCTCCTGTCATTTATACCCTATCCGCATAACCGCGTATCCTGAGTTTGACGTGTTGAATTATGATCGCTGGAGCATTTGCAGTCCGGCATGTTCATTCGGTGATGAACTTAAAGTACGTGTGCACGAATTTTTAAAAGATCCCCTGATACGCAAATACGGAAAAGATTGGTACCAGGAACTGGAAAATGAAGTATCAGGTATATAAGGGAGCAAGGATTTTTGGAGCATGGAGCAAGGATTTTTGGAATAAGAATAATAGATAATCGCTATCTTTTATTCCAACGGTATTTGTTCTGTCATTGCTCCTTATTCTCCAGATCTTTGTTCTAAAAATCCTTACTCCAAAAATCCTTGTTCCAAAAATCTTAATTCTCATTGTTTTTGGATAATATTGTAACTTATAAGTCATATCCAATAAACACTTATGAAAACAGCTTTAATAACGGGTATAACCGGTCAGGATGGGGCCTATTTGGCCGAATTCTTACTGAAAAAGGGCTATACTGTTCATGGTGTGAAACGGCGGTCGTCCTTATTTAATACCGATCGTATTGATCATCTGTATCATGACCCGCATGAACCCAACATAAAGTTTAAGCTGCATTATGGTGATTTGACCGATTCTACCAACCTGATCCGGTTAGTGCAGGAGGTTCAGCCCGATGAAATATATAACCTGGCTGCGCAAAGCCATGTAAAAGTGAGTTTTGACACACCCGAATATACTGCCAATGCTGATGGTATTGGTACCCTGCGTATCCTGGAAGCTGTGCGGTTATTGGGTCTTACCCAAAAAACAAGGATATACCAGGCCTCCACATCCGAGCTTTATGGTTTGGTGCAGGCTGTTCCGCAAAGTGAAACTACGCCATTTTACCCGCGGTCGCCGTATGCAGTCGCCAAGCTATATGGTTACTGGATCATAGTAAATTATCGCGAAGCATATAATATGTATGCCTGTAACGGTATCCTGTTCAATCACGAAAGCCCTATCAGAGGCGAAACTTTTGTTACCCGTAAAATTACCCGGGCCGCGGCAAAAATAGCGTTGGGTTTGCAGGATTGTCTGTATGTAGGTAATCTTTCGGCACAGCGCGACTGGGGGCATGCTAAAGATTATATTGAAGCCATGTGGCTAATGTTGCAGCAAGAAAAGGCCGAAGATTTTGTAATAGCTACCGGGGTTACTACCACTGTTCGTGATTTTATAAAGATGACTTTCAATGAATTAGGCGTCGAAGTGGAGTTTAGCGGTAAGGATGAACACGAGCGTGGCGTGATTATTGATATTGATGAGGCAAAAGTTAAAGAGCTGGGTTTAAATATAGATGCCCTTAAATTTGGACAAACTATAGTAAAGGTTGATGCCAAATATTTTAGGCCAACCGAGGTTGAACTGTTAATTGGTGATGCCACAAAAGCCTTTGAAAAATTAGGATGGAAACCTAAATATGACCTTCAGGCCCTGGTTACCGATATGATATTATCAGATCTGCACCTGGTTAAAAAGGATGATTATCTGAAAAAAGGCGGTTTTAAAACGCTTAATTACTTTGAATAAAACTTATCAATTCTGCATGAAGAAAATATTTACCTGTGTTATACTATTATTTTTAATAAGTGGGGTTGTAAAAGCACAATCAGTATACCAACCATACTCGTATCAGTTTTATCAGAAACTTGACGCCGATGTTTATTCTACTAAAACCCGCTTACATAGCTCGTTAAAGCCATTTTTTGTTGATGATTCACTTGTAAAGCATCATTACGATTCTTTAATGAATCTTGGCGGGCTTAAAGGAAAATTCTTTACCCAGCATCAGATTGATGTACAGGGGAAAGGCTATACTTTTTACACCGATCTTTTACCTGATTTTAATCTGAGCCGCGATTTTTCCGGTAAGAGGAATACCAATTCGGGCTCCCTGGGATTGCAGGTAGGCGGTACTGTGGGTAATAAGCTATCCTATAACGTTAGTGCTTACGAAAACAGGGCCGTACTGCCAGAGTACCTGTCTACCTATACCAACCAGGTAGGTATAATTCCGGGGCAGGCTTATGCCGCTCTTTATGGCAATGAGTATCGCTGGTCGTACATTACCGCATTGGTATCATATACACCCAATAAATATCTGAATATCACCGCCGGCCGCGATAAAACTTTTATTGGTGATGGCTACCGCTCTGAGCTATTATCAGATTATGCTTCTCCATACCCTTTCGTTAAACTGACAGCTACGTTGGGTAACGTAAGATACATGGCCATGTGGGCTTATTTTAATGATCCGCTATCAGTTAAAGTGGATGGTGGCGATCGTAAAAAATACGGCGTATTCCACTATTTGGACTGGAATGTAAGTAACCGACTGTCATTTGGTTTTTTTGATGCGGTTATCTGGCCGGCTAAGGACGATCTTGGTCATCAACGCGGTTTTGATTTTACTTATATCAACCCTGTTATATTCTTACGGCCTGTTGAGGCAACAAACGGCTCACCGGATAATGCTTTGATTGGATTAACAGGTAAATATAAACTTACAGACGGCGTTACAGTA
This region of Mucilaginibacter inviolabilis genomic DNA includes:
- a CDS encoding DUF3108 domain-containing protein gives rise to the protein MRKSLFYTVLFILWGSKVFSQELTKISEPVFKVGEKLSYKMKYGVFTAAEADIRVEASDKKLDGPAFHLIAEGKTAGSFDFFYKVRNKYESYVDQNTLMPYFYTENRREGKWKHTDNVTFDHKDGKVKADKGVFAFKGQTFDFVSAYYFARTIDVSKMKVGEKFELQYFLEDGFHTMGITYVGTEVVSCSMGKFNCLKFNPTIIPGRIFRKDSKLYLWITNDGNRIPVKAHVEVILGSVTMDLQAASGLKYPLNPIKNN
- a CDS encoding DUF3109 family protein, producing MIEVGHVLVHEDVVKENFVCNLNKCKGACCLEGDSGAPLNADELDILKEIYPKVKPYLTEKGIKTIEKVGTYVKDFEGDYTTPCVDVNKECAYVIWENGVTKCGIEKAYEQGAISWKKPISCHLYPIRITAYPEFDVLNYDRWSICSPACSFGDELKVRVHEFLKDPLIRKYGKDWYQELENEVSGI
- the gmd gene encoding GDP-mannose 4,6-dehydratase, with translation MKTALITGITGQDGAYLAEFLLKKGYTVHGVKRRSSLFNTDRIDHLYHDPHEPNIKFKLHYGDLTDSTNLIRLVQEVQPDEIYNLAAQSHVKVSFDTPEYTANADGIGTLRILEAVRLLGLTQKTRIYQASTSELYGLVQAVPQSETTPFYPRSPYAVAKLYGYWIIVNYREAYNMYACNGILFNHESPIRGETFVTRKITRAAAKIALGLQDCLYVGNLSAQRDWGHAKDYIEAMWLMLQQEKAEDFVIATGVTTTVRDFIKMTFNELGVEVEFSGKDEHERGVIIDIDEAKVKELGLNIDALKFGQTIVKVDAKYFRPTEVELLIGDATKAFEKLGWKPKYDLQALVTDMILSDLHLVKKDDYLKKGGFKTLNYFE
- a CDS encoding capsule assembly Wzi family protein; this encodes MKKIFTCVILLFLISGVVKAQSVYQPYSYQFYQKLDADVYSTKTRLHSSLKPFFVDDSLVKHHYDSLMNLGGLKGKFFTQHQIDVQGKGYTFYTDLLPDFNLSRDFSGKRNTNSGSLGLQVGGTVGNKLSYNVSAYENRAVLPEYLSTYTNQVGIIPGQAYAALYGNEYRWSYITALVSYTPNKYLNITAGRDKTFIGDGYRSELLSDYASPYPFVKLTATLGNVRYMAMWAYFNDPLSVKVDGGDRKKYGVFHYLDWNVSNRLSFGFFDAVIWPAKDDLGHQRGFDFTYINPVIFLRPVEATNGSPDNALIGLTGKYKLTDGVTVYGQFALDEFESKNFFSSNGSSRNKYGWQLGLRGANLFNVSGLNYLLETNNVKPYTYSERSSIVNYSENGEPLAHPWGANFREVVGLLNYSYKRFDFSGELDYGHYGLDMNNLNYGKDIFQQYVDPARAFGNYTGQGLTTNMVYVEGKVAYLLNPKYNLRFELGGLYRSEKNSQFHDKTGMLTFGIRSSFRAIYNDLASYKTH